In Bacteroidales bacterium, one genomic interval encodes:
- a CDS encoding nucleoside phosphorylase: MLTFEASELVLQPDGSVYHLKLFPDEIADKIILVGDPSRADMVASFFDKVTVKKENREIFTRTGFYKNKTISVLSTGMGPDNIDIVINELDVLANFDLQKSTVKDHVKSLTLVRIGTSGALQPDISLGAFVFSSYALGLDGLLHFYADSEKVRDIAMEKAIEKHTRWDTNWPSPYVVSADLTLFQQLVGDHPSGITVTAGGFYGPQGRKLRLPVKHPEFNELISSFSWNNLRCTNYEMETSALYGLSKMMGHKACTACVIIANRKRGEFLSDYKPYVEKLIHHVLENI, from the coding sequence ATGTTAACTTTTGAAGCATCTGAATTGGTATTACAACCCGATGGTAGTGTATACCATCTTAAATTATTCCCCGATGAAATTGCCGACAAAATCATTTTAGTGGGAGATCCTTCCCGAGCAGACATGGTAGCTTCTTTCTTCGACAAAGTTACAGTTAAAAAAGAAAATCGAGAAATATTTACACGCACCGGTTTTTATAAAAATAAAACCATTAGCGTCCTCAGTACAGGGATGGGACCTGACAATATAGACATTGTCATTAACGAACTAGATGTACTTGCCAATTTTGATTTACAAAAATCTACGGTCAAAGACCACGTGAAATCACTTACGCTTGTTAGAATAGGTACCTCAGGTGCCTTACAACCCGACATATCCTTGGGAGCTTTTGTTTTTTCATCTTATGCTTTGGGACTGGATGGTCTTTTGCATTTTTATGCCGATAGTGAAAAAGTCAGAGACATAGCAATGGAGAAAGCTATTGAGAAGCATACTCGTTGGGATACTAATTGGCCATCACCATACGTCGTAAGTGCCGATTTAACATTATTTCAACAGCTCGTTGGAGATCATCCATCAGGAATTACAGTTACAGCTGGTGGTTTCTATGGGCCACAAGGAAGAAAATTAAGACTTCCCGTAAAACATCCAGAATTTAATGAACTTATTTCTTCTTTTTCATGGAACAACCTGCGGTGTACGAACTATGAAATGGAAACTAGTGCCCTTTATGGCCTCAGTAAGATGATGGGACACAAAGCCTGTACCGCTTGCGTGATCATCGC
- a CDS encoding universal stress protein — protein MSEYYNSILVPIDFTKRSELQILQAYYVAKIFNKPVTIMHVVHSIKSMIFQGGKVEKRYEDASRSLEERLRRIASFYQNKFKHEFLPNWASGSVKDVIVDFAKKEDIQLIVIGKSGHSSVFQNSIGKHAFQILYSSPSPVLVIDQIVKQTFRKILLPLDLKKPVQNKLLAAMLFSRQYGAPLKIIHIVTPEYRSNVQEYEEKLLQIKNYLTDYNIASSYELVYDFDYPSKIPQKIVDYAKYNECDLIMMMTQQEFDFKDMFIGSTASGVIRYSKIPVLSITPSFSLVQIL, from the coding sequence ATGTCTGAGTACTATAACTCCATTCTCGTTCCTATTGATTTCACAAAACGAAGTGAATTACAGATTTTGCAGGCTTATTACGTGGCAAAAATTTTTAATAAACCTGTTACCATCATGCACGTTGTGCATTCAATAAAAAGCATGATATTTCAAGGTGGTAAAGTTGAAAAAAGATATGAAGATGCTTCACGAAGTTTAGAAGAAAGATTGAGAAGAATAGCTTCTTTTTATCAAAATAAGTTTAAACATGAATTTCTTCCTAATTGGGCAAGCGGGTCAGTGAAGGATGTCATAGTTGATTTTGCAAAAAAAGAAGATATTCAACTTATAGTCATAGGGAAGTCCGGCCACTCATCCGTTTTTCAGAATTCCATTGGTAAGCATGCTTTTCAGATTTTGTATTCATCTCCCAGTCCTGTTTTGGTTATTGATCAGATTGTCAAACAAACATTTAGAAAAATATTGCTTCCATTAGATTTAAAGAAACCTGTACAGAACAAATTGCTTGCTGCTATGTTATTTAGCCGGCAATACGGTGCACCTCTCAAAATCATCCATATTGTAACTCCTGAATATAGATCAAATGTTCAAGAATATGAGGAAAAATTGCTTCAAATCAAAAACTATCTCACGGACTACAATATTGCCAGTTCCTACGAATTGGTTTATGATTTTGATTATCCCTCTAAAATACCACAAAAAATTGTTGACTATGCGAAATACAACGAATGTGACTTAATTATGATGATGACCCAACAAGAATTTGACTTCAAAGACATGTTTATAGGTTCGACGGCATCTGGCGTAATACGATACAGTAAAATTCCTGTACTTTCCATAACACCTTCGTTTAGTTTGGTGCAAATTTTATGA
- a CDS encoding peroxiredoxin: MRNLIGKPAPYFNAPAIVGGEKIIENFSLKQYLGEKYVIFFFYPMDFTFVCPTEILAFQKDLPEFEKRNVQVVACSTDAIYSHYAWLHTPRNKGGIQGVTYPLVADATKTIAAAYGVLDGEYSFNDQGELIYDGSGVAYRGLFLIDKQGIIRHMLINDNFLGRSTEEALRLVDALQYYEKYGEVCPANWQPGKKALKATPESISEYLINN, encoded by the coding sequence ATGAGAAATTTGATTGGAAAACCAGCTCCTTATTTTAATGCACCCGCTATTGTAGGCGGAGAGAAAATTATTGAAAACTTTTCTCTAAAGCAGTATTTGGGAGAAAAGTATGTAATTTTCTTCTTTTATCCGATGGATTTTACTTTTGTTTGCCCAACTGAAATTTTAGCTTTCCAGAAAGATTTACCTGAATTTGAAAAAAGAAACGTACAAGTGGTGGCCTGTAGTACTGATGCTATTTATTCTCATTATGCATGGCTTCATACGCCGCGCAATAAGGGTGGCATACAGGGCGTTACTTATCCTTTGGTAGCAGACGCAACAAAAACTATAGCGGCTGCTTATGGTGTGCTAGATGGAGAATATTCTTTCAACGATCAAGGTGAACTTATCTACGATGGTAGTGGAGTTGCCTATCGAGGTTTATTTCTTATTGATAAACAAGGTATAATTCGACACATGTTGATTAATGATAACTTTTTGGGTCGTAGTACTGAAGAGGCTTTGCGCTTGGTGGATGCGTTGCAGTATTATGAAAAGTATGGTGAAGTCTGTCCTGCAAATTGGCAACCAGGAAAGAAGGCACTAAAAGCAACACCTGAAAGTATTAGTGAATACTTGATAAATAATTAA
- a CDS encoding radical SAM protein, with the protein MAFFIFAWMKKRILPIFIPEAGCSRSCVYCNQFIITGRQVSIDFEQIKFFVNSVLSVHIKEPLEVAFYGGSFSGLPFETQEKLLKIIKPFIEEGKVISIRLSTRPDLINKDKLDFLSNFYIKHIELGVQSTDDDVLKLSGRLYNRDDVFHSAQLIKSFGFLLGLQIMIGLPGDNDEKTRQTAFDVSALQPDGVRIYPTLVLKNTSLENWYKRGIYEPLTLDRAIEQCCWLYDFFRSQHIKIYKMGIHPGMQLEKNLVAGPFHPNFHQLVMTEYYYRNITSYLKLDLENIIYSSPSLIPSIVGFERKNIKRWIHSRFKCKVLPDYSIANESEWYVCYH; encoded by the coding sequence GTGGCTTTTTTTATTTTTGCTTGGATGAAAAAAAGAATTCTACCTATTTTCATACCTGAGGCTGGATGCTCACGTTCTTGTGTCTATTGCAATCAATTTATCATTACTGGGAGACAAGTAAGTATCGACTTTGAACAAATAAAGTTCTTTGTAAACAGTGTTTTGAGTGTTCACATCAAAGAACCTTTAGAAGTGGCTTTCTATGGAGGTTCATTTTCGGGCTTACCTTTTGAAACACAAGAAAAATTGTTAAAAATTATTAAGCCTTTCATTGAGGAAGGCAAAGTGATCTCGATTCGTTTGTCGACAAGACCTGATTTGATTAACAAAGATAAACTCGACTTTCTTTCAAATTTTTACATAAAGCACATAGAATTGGGAGTTCAGTCCACAGATGACGATGTTTTGAAGCTTTCTGGTAGGCTTTATAACCGTGACGATGTATTTCATTCAGCCCAACTTATTAAAAGTTTTGGTTTTTTGCTTGGTTTACAGATCATGATTGGGTTACCAGGTGATAATGATGAAAAAACACGACAAACGGCTTTTGATGTTTCTGCTTTGCAACCAGACGGAGTACGGATTTATCCGACACTTGTGTTAAAAAATACTTCCCTTGAGAATTGGTACAAACGTGGGATTTATGAACCTCTTACACTCGATAGGGCTATAGAACAATGTTGTTGGCTGTACGATTTTTTTCGAAGTCAACATATCAAAATATATAAAATGGGCATTCATCCCGGAATGCAATTAGAAAAAAACCTAGTAGCAGGGCCATTTCATCCGAATTTTCATCAATTGGTCATGACGGAATATTATTATCGTAACATAACTTCTTATTTAAAACTAGATTTAGAGAACATTATTTATTCTTCACCATCGTTGATACCTTCCATAGTCGGATTTGAAAGAAAAAACATAAAACGTTGGATTCATTCCAGGTTTAAGTGTAAAGTTTTACCAGATTATTCGATAGCAAATGAATCAGAATGGTACGTATGTTATCATTGA
- the lpdA gene encoding dihydrolipoyl dehydrogenase, with the protein MNFDVIIIGSGPGGYVAAIRASQLGMKVAVVEKAELGGICLNWGCIPTKALLKSAEVYSYFQEAKHFGIHISGEIKPDFQSIIQRSREVAQTMSKGIQFLFKKNNIIVFEGYGSLTPDKKVLVQRNNGVTELLEAKHIIIATGARAKELPHIPIDGKKVISYREAMSLSDQPQKLLVIGSGAIGVEFAYFYRMMGTEVYLVEFLPRIIPLEDEEASKELERTFRRMGIRIYTSSEVKEINSNNEKCQVCIKTPKGEEVIEVDQVLSAIGVKANIENIGLAEVGVKTDGEKILVDEFYRTSVPGICAIGDVVPGPALAHVASHEGIVCVEKIAGLPPQPINYQHVPFAIYTHPEIASVGLKEKDALDKGLRIKVGKFPFIANGKAKASGQTTGFAKLVFDEESLELLGATLVGAHATEMISGIVLALKQRVKAHDIVKTIHPHPTLSEAIMEAAAVAEGEVIHL; encoded by the coding sequence ATGAATTTTGATGTCATAATCATTGGCAGTGGCCCGGGCGGTTATGTGGCTGCCATTCGCGCCTCTCAATTAGGAATGAAAGTAGCTGTGGTGGAAAAAGCAGAACTCGGTGGCATTTGTCTTAATTGGGGGTGTATACCAACCAAAGCTTTACTCAAAAGTGCTGAAGTTTATTCTTACTTTCAAGAGGCTAAGCACTTTGGAATTCATATTTCTGGAGAAATTAAGCCCGATTTTCAATCCATTATCCAGCGAAGTCGTGAGGTTGCTCAAACCATGAGTAAAGGAATCCAGTTTTTATTCAAAAAAAACAACATTATCGTATTCGAAGGCTATGGTAGTTTGACTCCAGACAAAAAAGTTTTAGTGCAAAGAAACAATGGTGTAACTGAACTACTCGAAGCTAAACATATCATCATTGCAACTGGTGCTAGAGCAAAAGAACTACCTCATATACCCATCGATGGTAAGAAAGTTATTAGCTACCGTGAAGCCATGTCTTTGTCAGATCAACCTCAAAAATTGCTTGTTATTGGCAGCGGTGCGATTGGGGTTGAATTTGCTTATTTTTATAGGATGATGGGAACAGAGGTTTATTTAGTAGAGTTTTTACCACGCATAATTCCTTTAGAGGATGAAGAAGCTTCTAAAGAACTGGAAAGAACTTTCAGAAGAATGGGAATTCGAATTTACACATCTTCCGAGGTAAAAGAAATAAATTCAAATAATGAAAAATGCCAAGTTTGCATCAAGACGCCTAAAGGTGAAGAGGTAATTGAAGTTGATCAGGTGCTCTCAGCAATTGGAGTAAAAGCTAATATTGAAAATATTGGACTTGCTGAGGTTGGCGTGAAAACGGATGGAGAAAAAATATTAGTCGATGAATTTTATCGTACATCGGTGCCAGGTATTTGTGCCATAGGTGATGTGGTGCCCGGGCCTGCATTAGCTCATGTTGCTTCTCACGAAGGTATAGTCTGTGTCGAAAAAATAGCCGGTCTACCACCTCAACCAATTAACTATCAACATGTACCTTTTGCTATTTACACTCACCCAGAAATAGCTTCTGTTGGATTGAAAGAAAAAGATGCATTAGATAAAGGGCTTCGGATAAAAGTGGGTAAGTTTCCCTTCATTGCCAATGGAAAAGCTAAGGCATCGGGGCAAACCACTGGTTTTGCAAAACTCGTTTTTGATGAAGAAAGCCTTGAGCTTTTAGGTGCCACGTTAGTTGGAGCTCATGCTACTGAAATGATTTCAGGAATCGTTCTTGCTCTAAAACAAAGAGTTAAAGCTCACGATATCGTAAAAACCATTCATCCCCATCCAACACTATCCGAAGCAATTATGGAAGCAGCTGCAGTGGCTGAAGGCGAAGTGATTCATTTATAA
- the asnB gene encoding asparagine synthase (glutamine-hydrolyzing) has product MCGILGIVALKGNLDDVILDFKDGLQSLYHRGPDGSGWYISPNGRIILGHRRLCIMDTSELSAQPFFDESKNYVLVFNGAIFNFNELRLILQKEGYIFRTTGDTEVVLRSYQHWGPYCFNLFNGFFAIAIYDVKKDELVLARDRYGEKPLVLYRNSHYIAFSSEIRAFKALNFPLSIDKKSVGLYFKYTYIPEPHSIYKEITKVVPGTYLFIHNGNVQQHRYYTFSSQSKEHLTQQESRIVIRNLFEDSVKLRLHAKVPVAVFLSGGIDSTLVSYFASKIVPDIQAFTISFPEYPYLNEAEIASETAKVYHLKHEIVPIAKDLLHNNAMELLDGLDEPFADSSAIAAYTLFRAVKGRYKVVLTGDGGDELFAGYRKHVAWYKAMRFPFYLYPLFFAVSSMPLPANRYNPFADWFRKIKKFSELIRCKTSEYYDFLASFHQHDVLKDLIIHSECYDLLQLQSLDIHTLNDFLLRDFQFVLPSDMLRKVDAVSMFNSVEARSPLLDYRLVDYVFSLPEEWKLDGRNGKKLLREFFSDLLPDHVRKQRKRGFEIPLDLLLSSMLKVDSKIFDVTFVQKQGIFKQKGVERLKNMVRQGKIKEQAYLIWAYVVFQNWYLKYGED; this is encoded by the coding sequence ATGTGTGGAATTCTTGGTATTGTAGCACTCAAAGGTAATTTAGATGATGTAATTTTAGACTTTAAAGATGGTTTGCAAAGTCTATACCATCGCGGACCCGATGGCAGTGGATGGTATATTTCTCCCAATGGTCGGATCATTTTGGGCCATCGAAGACTTTGTATTATGGATACATCGGAACTATCCGCACAACCCTTTTTTGACGAATCTAAAAATTACGTGCTTGTTTTTAATGGTGCAATATTTAATTTTAATGAATTGCGTTTAATACTTCAAAAAGAAGGGTATATCTTTAGAACCACAGGTGATACTGAAGTTGTTTTGCGGTCCTACCAACATTGGGGGCCTTATTGTTTTAATCTTTTTAACGGTTTTTTTGCTATAGCAATTTATGATGTGAAGAAAGACGAACTTGTTTTGGCACGAGATAGATATGGAGAAAAACCACTTGTTTTATACCGAAACTCACACTATATTGCTTTCTCATCAGAAATACGTGCTTTTAAAGCATTGAATTTTCCCCTTAGCATCGATAAAAAATCAGTAGGTTTGTACTTTAAATACACATATATTCCTGAACCTCATTCAATTTACAAAGAAATTACCAAAGTAGTTCCTGGCACATATCTTTTTATTCATAATGGTAATGTTCAGCAGCATCGCTATTATACTTTTTCATCTCAATCAAAGGAACATCTAACTCAACAGGAAAGTAGAATCGTTATCAGAAATTTATTTGAAGACAGCGTAAAATTACGACTTCATGCCAAGGTGCCTGTAGCGGTATTTTTAAGTGGAGGCATTGATTCTACATTGGTGTCTTATTTTGCGTCGAAAATTGTTCCTGACATTCAGGCCTTTACCATCAGTTTTCCTGAATATCCGTACTTAAACGAAGCTGAAATAGCTTCCGAAACAGCTAAAGTATATCATTTGAAACATGAAATTGTACCAATTGCAAAAGACTTGTTGCATAATAATGCAATGGAACTTTTAGATGGCTTAGATGAGCCATTTGCCGATTCTTCTGCTATTGCAGCTTATACACTTTTCCGAGCTGTAAAAGGACGATACAAAGTTGTTCTTACAGGGGATGGTGGCGATGAATTGTTTGCAGGGTACAGAAAACACGTTGCATGGTATAAAGCTATGCGTTTTCCATTTTACCTTTATCCACTTTTTTTTGCAGTAAGCAGTATGCCATTACCTGCCAATCGATACAATCCTTTTGCTGATTGGTTCAGAAAAATTAAAAAATTTTCCGAATTGATACGATGCAAAACTTCGGAGTATTATGATTTTCTGGCTTCATTTCATCAGCATGATGTGCTAAAAGATTTAATAATTCATTCTGAATGTTACGACTTACTTCAACTTCAATCGCTTGATATACATACTTTAAATGATTTTTTATTAAGAGATTTTCAGTTCGTTCTCCCATCCGACATGTTGAGGAAAGTTGATGCAGTGTCTATGTTTAACAGTGTTGAAGCTCGGTCTCCTTTGTTGGATTATCGGCTTGTGGACTACGTTTTTTCTTTACCTGAAGAGTGGAAATTAGACGGTCGGAATGGCAAAAAATTGCTTAGAGAGTTTTTTAGCGACTTATTGCCCGATCATGTTAGAAAACAGCGAAAACGAGGATTCGAAATACCGCTTGATTTACTTTTAAGTTCTATGCTGAAAGTTGATTCTAAGATTTTTGATGTGACTTTTGTGCAAAAGCAAGGTATATTTAAGCAAAAAGGAGTAGAGCGTTTGAAAAATATGGTACGACAGGGAAAAATTAAAGAGCAAGCATATTTGATTTGGGCCTATGTAGTTTTTCAAAATTGGTATTTGAAGTATGGAGAAGACTAA